TCGTCGGTGACGTGGTTTGCGTCTATGCCGATCTCATCAAAATCGGCACGACCTCGATCACCGTGCATGTCGAGACCTGGGTTATCCGGCGACACGAATCGAACCGCATCCTGGTGACCGAGGGCAACTACACTTACGTCGCGATCGATGAAGAGGGACGGCCGCGCAAGATAGCGGTATAGGCAAGGGAGAGGTGGCTATGCGCAAGACGAGGTTCGAGCGCCCGTCTGAAGGTGAGATGAACCGGAACGTGCTTGCGGCGACGCTCCAGGAGCTGTCGGCGATGCCCGGACATCTCGAAACCGCGGCGAATTCGGTTCGCGCGAGCCAATGGACGACCCGGGATGAAAATGGCGGGTTCTCGTTCGTCGAACATGCCTGCCACTTGCGCGACATCGATGCGGACGGTTTTTCCGTTCGCATCGAGCGTATGCTCTCGGAGACGAATCCCGCACTGCCAGATATCGACGGGGCAAAGCTTGCGGCCGAGCGGGATTATCTCGCTCAGGATTTCAAGGCGGCCCTCATCGGCTTTGCCAATGCGCGTGTCGAGATCGTGCGCCGACTTGCAGCACTTACGCCGGCGGACCGATCGAGGGTCGGGACGCTGGAAGGAGTCGGCGAGTTATCGATCGATGGGCTCGTCTT
This portion of the Alphaproteobacteria bacterium genome encodes:
- a CDS encoding DinB family protein — protein: MRKTRFERPSEGEMNRNVLAATLQELSAMPGHLETAANSVRASQWTTRDENGGFSFVEHACHLRDIDADGFSVRIERMLSETNPALPDIDGAKLAAERDYLAQDFKAALIGFANARVEIVRRLAALTPADRSRVGTLEGVGELSIDGLVLKILEHDGEHRRDFEALRDQLSGGRL